The sequence AATAGCAATGGAAGATAGACCTACTGCTATTTTTGTCATGAGCAATATGATGATTTTAGGATGTATGAAGGCACTGTATGAAGAAAAAATTAGTGTTCCAGAGGAGATTGCAATTATAGGTTTTGATAAGATAGAGGCATTAAATATAGTTGGAATGAATATAAGCTTTATAAATGGACCTACCATAGAGATGGGTAGAACGGGAATGAAGCTGTTAATTGATAATTTGCAAAGTAAAGATGGTAATAAAAAAATAAAAAGAATTACTCTTTTACCTAAAATTGTTTTAAAGGGATCAGAGAAGTATATAAAAAAGTAAATGTGAATAATCTATATAAGACCCATTTATAAATTAAAGTCTAAAAAATTTATTGGGACTTCTACAGTATAATATTCACATTTAAGATTAAATTTCGTGGAACCGTTCACATATGTATGGGAATTAATTATTTATAAATATAAAGGAGAGGATAATAATGGAAATACAAAACTATATCGATCATACTTTATTGAAGCCAGGATCAGAGGAGGAACAAATAAGAAAGGTGTGTGCTGAAGCTAGGGAATATGGATTTGCTTCAGTGTGCGTAAACCCATATTATGCTGGGTTGGTTAGAAAAGAATTAGAGGGAACTAATGTAAAGACCTGTGTAGTTGTAGGATTCCCATTAGGGGCTACTACAAAGGAAGTAAAAGCATTTGAGACAAATCAAGTAATTGAAAATGGGGCACAGGAAGTAGATATGGTAATCAATATCGGAGCATTGAAATCTAAAAAATATGGGGATGTTAAAGAGGATGTTGAAGCAGTAGTTAAAGCAGCAAATGGAAGGGCCTTGGTTAAGGTTATAATAGAAACCTGCCTTCTAACTGAGGAAGAAAAAGTAAAGGCATGTGAAATTTCAAAGGAAGCCGGTGCAGATTTTGTAAAAACTTCAACAGGATTTTCTACAGGAGGAGCAACTGTGGAAGATGTAAAATTAATGAGAAAAACAGTAGGGCCAGATATGGGCGTTAAGGCTTCAGGTGGTGTTAGAACAAAAGAAGATGCTGATGCAGTTATAGCTGCTGGAGCAACTAGGATAGGTGCAAGTGCTTCTATAGCTATTGTGGAGGGAACCAAAAATTCAAATTCAGGATATTAGATTATAGACATGGGGAGGAGTAATTATGGATAAGAAATTGCTTATAAAAAAGGCTTTTGAAGCTAAAAAGAAAGCATATACCCCATATTCTGGGTTTAATGTTGGGGCTGCACTTTTGACCAACAGTGGGAAAATATATACAGGATGTAATATAGAATGTGCTTCATATACGCCAACTATTTGTGCAGAAAGAACAGCCATAGCTAAAGCTGTTTCTGAAGGTGAAAGGGAAATCATAGCCATAGCTATAACGGGAGATTCAGAGTGGACATATCCATGTGGTGTTTGTAGGCAAGTAATAAGAGAATTTGGGAAGGATGCCACAATAATTATTGCTAAATCTGAAGACGAATATAGAGAATATACTCTTAAAGAGCTATTACCCCATAGCTTTGGACCGGAAGATTTAAAATAGATGTAGTACAGTGAGGTGATAAACGTGAGAATGTATGATTTGATAATGAAGAAAAGAAATGGAGAAGAACTTACGACAGAAGAGATTAATTTTTTTGTTGAAGGATATACAAAGACTGAAATTCCAGATTACCAAGTTTCTGCCCTTATGATGGCAATCTACTTTCAGAAAATGAATAAAAGGGAAACCGCAGATTTAACTAAAGCAATGGTAGAGAGTGGAGAGGTTATTAACCTATCAGAAATTAATGGGATTAAAGTTGATAAGCATAGCACTGGTGGCGTTGGTGATACAACTACTTTAATACTTGGGCCTATAGTAGCAGCGGCAGGAGTACCTGTGGCAAAAATGTCGGGTAGAGGATTAGGGCATACCGGTGGAACTATAGATAAATTGGAGTCATTTAAAGGTTTTTCAGTAGATATGCCTATTGAAAAGTTTACTGAAAATGTTAATAGTATAAAAATAGCTATTGGAGGACAAACAGCAAATTTGGCTCCTGCCGATAAAAAATTATATGCTCTTCGTGATGTAACAGCAACTGTTGACAATATATCGCTAATAGCTGGCAGTATTATGAGTAAAAAAATTGCTTCAGGTGCAGATGCTATTGTATTAGATGTTAAAACAGGTAGCGGAGCATTTATGAAGGATGAGGATAGTTCCTTTGAACTCGCCAAGGAAATGGTAGATATAGGAAATAATGTAGGAAGAAATACTATAGCGGTAATTACGGATATGGACCAACCATTAGGCTATGCTGTTGGAAATGCATTAGAAGTCAAGGAAGCAATTGATACATTAAAAGGAGAGGGGCCACAGGACTTAACTGAACTTTGTTTAACCCTAGGAGCCCATATGCTTGTTTTAGGTGAAAAAGCTGAAAATTTTGAAGAAGCTAGAAAAATACTTGAAGACATCATTCGCTCAGGGAAGGGACTTGAAAAATTAAAAGAGCTTGTTAAGGCCCAAGGTGGAGACCCATCCTTTGTTGATGATCCGGCATTATTTCAAAAGGCAAAGATAATAGAGTCTGTTGCTGTTTCACAGGCAGGTTTTGTTAAAGGAATAAAGGCAGACGATATTGGGAAAGCGGCCCTTGTATTGGGTGCAGGCCGTGAAACCAAAGAAAGTGAAATAGATTTAGCAGTTGGAATTGTTCTTCATAAAAAAATAGGAGATTCTATCAAAGCCGGTGAATCCATAGCAACTATTTATGCCAACGATGCTGAGAAACAAAAGGCAGCTACTAAAATGATTATAGATGCCTATGAAATTACTGAGGTTGAAGTTAAAGCGAAATCATTGATTAAAGGCATTGTCACTAAGGACGGAATAGAAAGATTTTAATAAATATCAATTATGATAACAGTATCTATTTAAGGTACTGTTTTTTCTATATTACTCAAGATTATTACAAGAATTTTTTTGAATGTTTTCATATACAATTTATGGTAATATTATCAAAGGGGTCAGACCAGCTAGTAAAAATCTCTTGACTGTTACTAGCTGGTCTGACCCTTATGTCAATTTTTGAAGCCCTAACCTTATCTTTATGATAGGTTATTGGTTTAATATGTAATAAATTACATATTAATTAATAGATTATAATTTGTACTAGTTATGAAAATAAAAGAAAAAAATGTAAAAATAAATTGAATATAATAAGAAAATGTAGTAATATAAATGTATAATTGGAATAAATAGACAAACAACTCGTTTGTATTTGAGTGTTACTAGATGGGAGGAGCTTAGTTGTCAAAAATACATTTAATAATAGCAGACAAAGACGAAGCCTATGTGGATAGTCTTTCCGATTACCTAATTAGTAAGCATTCAAATAGATTTCAAGTTAATGCCTTCACCAAGAGAGAATATCTTTCGGAATATATTTCCCAGAATAAAGGAAAGGCTGATATTCTCTTACTATGTTCGGAATGGTATACAGGTTGTGATTTTATGGATGAGGTTAACACTACAATCATATTATCTGGAGGAATGTTAACCAATGAAGTAATGGATTGTGAGGTAATTAACAAATATCAAAGAGGCGATAAGCTTGTAGGTAGTATATTAAATTGTTTTGCTGAAGTTAATCCCAATAAATATTACATTTCAGATAAGGATAAAAAAACAAAGATGATTGCCGTTTATTCTCCTTTAGGGGGAGTAGGGAAAACATCCATTGCCCTAGGCGCTAGTATCAAATCCGCTGAAGATGGTAAAGCCGTGTTCTATTTGAACTTAGAGAATATACAGTCCACATCAAATTTTTTTGATTGTAAGAATAGTCAAAGTATTTCAAATTTGATATATTACATCAAAGAAAATAAAAAAAATATTGCATTAAAGATTGAGGGAATCAGATGTGTAGATTCTATGTATAATATTCATTATTTTTCGCCACCGGATAGCTGTGTTGATTTGAATGAGATGAGCATAGATGAAATGCAATACTTGCTTAATAAATTAAGATTATCCAAGGATTATGATGAAATCTACATTGATATGTCGTCAAATCTAGATGAAAAGAATATTTCCATATTAAATTCCAGTGATCAAATCATATTAGTAATTGATCAAGATGATATGTCTATGGTCAAAATAAATAGGTTCCTAACTGAACTTAAATTGCTTTCAAAAAGAAATGATATGAACATACTTAGCAAAATCATACTAGTCCTAAATAAATATAATGAAAATGAATACATAAATATAAAATCTGGAGAGTTAGATGGAATGACTGTTTCTGTAAAAATACCATATATATTTAAGCCCATCAGTACCTATGAAGGTAATTATAGGAAAGATATGAAAGTAGAATTTAAAAATGCTATTGCTAAGATTTTAAAAGTAATTGAATAAAGGAGATTTTCTAAGGATATGGACAAGAAGGACAAGCTCATAGAACAAATCAAGAAGATGGTTAGTGATAGTATTGATTTCAAGACAGATCCCACTGATGAAGATATACGGAATATTATTACTGAAATAGTATTTGAAAAGGCCAAACAGTGTTATTTGACCATAACGGAAAAGCAAGAAATTATTAGAATAATATTCAATTCTATGCGTAGGTTAGATATACTGCAACCCTTAATGGATGATAAAGATATTACTGAAATTATGATAAATGGTACTGAAAATATTTTTGTAGAGAAATATGGAAGAATTAAAAAGCTAGATGTCTCCTTTCAAAACCAAGAAAAGCTAGAAAATGTTATACAATCCATAATTTCGAAGGTTAATAGAGCCATAAACGAGGCATCACCTACGGCTGACGCTAGATTAGCCGATGGATCAAGGGTGAGTGCGGTATTACCACCAATCGCTTTAAATGGGCCCATACTGACAATAAGAAAATTTCCTGAAAAACCTATGACTATAGAACAGCTTATAAAATATGATTCATTAAATAGTCAAACAGCAGATGTGCTACAGCGAATGGTTGAGTCGAGGTACAATATTTTTATTTGTGGAGGAACGGGATCTGGAAAGACCACTTTTTTAAATGCTTTATCCAATTTTATACCTAAGGATGAGAGAATTATAACTATAGAAGATTCTGCAGAATTGCAAATAGTAAATGTACCCAATATAGTAAGGCTTGAGACACGGGATCGTAATACCGAGGGAAAAGGAGAAATAACCATAAGGGATTTAATTAAGACTTCATTAAGAATGAGACCAGACAGGATAATTGTAGGAGAAGTTCGTGGTTCAGAAGCCCTTGATATGCTCCAAGCCATGAATACGGGACATGATGGCTCCCTTTCCACTGGACATGCTAACTCCTGCGAAGATATGATGAGTAGATTAGAAACTATGGTTCTAAGTGGTGCAGCCATGCCAATAGATGCGATTAGACAACAAATCACATCTGCCATTGATGTAATTATACATTTAGGTAGATTAAGGGATAAAACAAGAAGAGTTCTGGAAATAGATGAGGTCTTAGGGTATAGGGATGGTGAAATACAATTAAATCCATTATTTCAATTCATGGAAGATGGAGAAAATGATGATAAAAAGATAATTGGAGAGCTGAGAAGGACAGAAAATGAAATGAAAAACACACTAAAATTCAAAATGGCCGGTATTTTTGAAGAGGTATGAGGTGAAAAGGATGCTAATAATTTTCATTGTATTTGGAGCATCTTTACTAGCTTTAGGGGTGTTCCTATTTATTGAGAAAACTAAAGCCCACGAATTTATTAAGGAGAAAAAAGTTAAGTGTAGGGATAAATATCTTATTGATTATGATATTTATATTATGGCTAAGAAAGAAAAAGCATTATATATACTGATTGCTTCCCTTGTAATTTACATAGTAGCATTTATATTCTATAGAAGTTATATTATTTCTACTTTAGTAATGCCACTAGCTTTTTTGTATCCAAAGCTTAAAACCAAAGAAATTATTAAGAAAAGAAAAAATGAACTTAGTATGCAATTTAAGGAGGCATTATACGCCCTATCATCATCCTTATCAGCAGGTAAATCAATTGAAATGGCCTTTAGGGATGCCTTAAATGACCTTTTTATACTTTATCCTAGTCCTGACACATACATAATTAATGAATTTCAGTACATTATTAGGAAATTGGATATGAATGAAACCGTAGAGGCCGCACTTTCTAATTTTGCTCAGAGGGCACATTTAGAGGATGTAAATAATTTTGTTGATGTTCTAAAAACATCTAAAAGAGGTGGTGGGAATATGGTAGAAGTTATAAAAAACACTTCAAATGTAATTGCAGATAAAATATATATTAAACATGATATTGATACTATGCTGGCCCAGAAAAGATTTGAACAAAAGCTACTAAATATAATGCCTATAGCTTTAATTCTAATGTTATCCTATAGTTCCAAAGACTATATGCAGCCTGTATTTGAAACTACTCTTGGAAGGATTATGATGACTGTTTCAGTAGTTCTTCTGGGGATAGCTTATATAATATCTAAGAAGATAATGAATATCGAGGTGTAATATATGATTTTTTTATTTGTGGCTTCATTAATAATTTTTATTGCCCTATATGTGTTATCAAAGGGTAAATATGATGATTATATTGGGCCAGTAGATAAAAAAGAATATCCACTAAAGAGCTTTATACCCCTGGGGCTATATATTATGGATTCTGTTAGATACACATACAATACCAGGTATGACAGGGATCTTTATATAAAGCTCAAAGACTTATATGGGGCTAAAAATGCGAAATATTATTTAGAAATCCATTGGGGGAATAAGATAGGATATTTACTAGTTGTATT is a genomic window of Maledivibacter sp. containing:
- the deoC gene encoding deoxyribose-phosphate aldolase; its protein translation is MEIQNYIDHTLLKPGSEEEQIRKVCAEAREYGFASVCVNPYYAGLVRKELEGTNVKTCVVVGFPLGATTKEVKAFETNQVIENGAQEVDMVINIGALKSKKYGDVKEDVEAVVKAANGRALVKVIIETCLLTEEEKVKACEISKEAGADFVKTSTGFSTGGATVEDVKLMRKTVGPDMGVKASGGVRTKEDADAVIAAGATRIGASASIAIVEGTKNSNSGY
- a CDS encoding cytidine deaminase, translating into MDKKLLIKKAFEAKKKAYTPYSGFNVGAALLTNSGKIYTGCNIECASYTPTICAERTAIAKAVSEGEREIIAIAITGDSEWTYPCGVCRQVIREFGKDATIIIAKSEDEYREYTLKELLPHSFGPEDLK
- a CDS encoding pyrimidine-nucleoside phosphorylase, with amino-acid sequence MRMYDLIMKKRNGEELTTEEINFFVEGYTKTEIPDYQVSALMMAIYFQKMNKRETADLTKAMVESGEVINLSEINGIKVDKHSTGGVGDTTTLILGPIVAAAGVPVAKMSGRGLGHTGGTIDKLESFKGFSVDMPIEKFTENVNSIKIAIGGQTANLAPADKKLYALRDVTATVDNISLIAGSIMSKKIASGADAIVLDVKTGSGAFMKDEDSSFELAKEMVDIGNNVGRNTIAVITDMDQPLGYAVGNALEVKEAIDTLKGEGPQDLTELCLTLGAHMLVLGEKAENFEEARKILEDIIRSGKGLEKLKELVKAQGGDPSFVDDPALFQKAKIIESVAVSQAGFVKGIKADDIGKAALVLGAGRETKESEIDLAVGIVLHKKIGDSIKAGESIATIYANDAEKQKAATKMIIDAYEITEVEVKAKSLIKGIVTKDGIERF
- a CDS encoding AAA family ATPase, which gives rise to MSKIHLIIADKDEAYVDSLSDYLISKHSNRFQVNAFTKREYLSEYISQNKGKADILLLCSEWYTGCDFMDEVNTTIILSGGMLTNEVMDCEVINKYQRGDKLVGSILNCFAEVNPNKYYISDKDKKTKMIAVYSPLGGVGKTSIALGASIKSAEDGKAVFYLNLENIQSTSNFFDCKNSQSISNLIYYIKENKKNIALKIEGIRCVDSMYNIHYFSPPDSCVDLNEMSIDEMQYLLNKLRLSKDYDEIYIDMSSNLDEKNISILNSSDQIILVIDQDDMSMVKINRFLTELKLLSKRNDMNILSKIILVLNKYNENEYINIKSGELDGMTVSVKIPYIFKPISTYEGNYRKDMKVEFKNAIAKILKVIE
- a CDS encoding CpaF family protein, which codes for MDKKDKLIEQIKKMVSDSIDFKTDPTDEDIRNIITEIVFEKAKQCYLTITEKQEIIRIIFNSMRRLDILQPLMDDKDITEIMINGTENIFVEKYGRIKKLDVSFQNQEKLENVIQSIISKVNRAINEASPTADARLADGSRVSAVLPPIALNGPILTIRKFPEKPMTIEQLIKYDSLNSQTADVLQRMVESRYNIFICGGTGSGKTTFLNALSNFIPKDERIITIEDSAELQIVNVPNIVRLETRDRNTEGKGEITIRDLIKTSLRMRPDRIIVGEVRGSEALDMLQAMNTGHDGSLSTGHANSCEDMMSRLETMVLSGAAMPIDAIRQQITSAIDVIIHLGRLRDKTRRVLEIDEVLGYRDGEIQLNPLFQFMEDGENDDKKIIGELRRTENEMKNTLKFKMAGIFEEV
- a CDS encoding type II secretion system F family protein, with translation MLIIFIVFGASLLALGVFLFIEKTKAHEFIKEKKVKCRDKYLIDYDIYIMAKKEKALYILIASLVIYIVAFIFYRSYIISTLVMPLAFLYPKLKTKEIIKKRKNELSMQFKEALYALSSSLSAGKSIEMAFRDALNDLFILYPSPDTYIINEFQYIIRKLDMNETVEAALSNFAQRAHLEDVNNFVDVLKTSKRGGGNMVEVIKNTSNVIADKIYIKHDIDTMLAQKRFEQKLLNIMPIALILMLSYSSKDYMQPVFETTLGRIMMTVSVVLLGIAYIISKKIMNIEV